In a genomic window of Sulfurimonas denitrificans DSM 1251:
- the pgaB gene encoding poly-beta-1,6-N-acetyl-D-glucosamine N-deacetylase PgaB — translation MLKLIFVFVLVVANSVMANELPTLCSRDRNVNEFTVLSYHEIAAKGETLNSTYTVTPENFEEQIRFLIDNGYHFVSVDDILEYRKNKRPLLDKAVLLTFDDGYQSVYENAFPIIKKYKIPTVVAVVGSWLKSKERVDFDGHMIDRSKFLSKEEIKEMISSGLVEIASHTYALHKGIVGNPQGNKLPAVKAREWLEDKETYESERSYEKRVHDDLLQSATFLKNYTEQRPRVIVWPYGYYNKKATKIAEKLGMFIGLTLDDGSNTKNTPLNALRRILVEGKMDIADLKLAMAIRDANFTDDARATKAAHIDLDYIYDEDLQQREKNLDALLDRINNLGVNTVYLQAFGDPDANGAADFVYFANRHVPMRADFFNRVSWQIKTRTQVSRVYAWMPMIAWQLPAENPASKDMVVTLQVDPTHLNMGYPRLSPFSARAQKVIKEIYEDLAKSTFIDGILFHDDVTLSDYEDDSKAARAQYKKWGLSQSVNGIRADKVQFAKWTKLKTEYLDDFAMELAQILRDEQPGIKTARNLYAQVALDENAKEWYAQSLSESIKKYDYTAIMAMPYMEQAENHIEFYNNIVKHVKEDECGLERTVMELQSVDWRKNSEPISSKELSQTIEHLYNLGVHHIAYYPDNLYKNVPNVDVIREDFAKKDLRMYDLTQSFTTPNN, via the coding sequence ATGTTAAAATTAATTTTTGTGTTCGTGTTAGTTGTAGCCAATTCAGTTATGGCAAATGAGCTTCCAACTCTGTGTAGCAGAGATAGAAATGTTAATGAGTTTACAGTGCTTAGCTATCACGAGATAGCCGCAAAAGGCGAAACGCTAAACTCAACTTATACAGTTACTCCAGAGAATTTTGAAGAGCAGATACGCTTTCTTATAGATAATGGATATCATTTTGTTAGTGTAGATGATATTTTAGAGTATAGAAAAAATAAGAGACCTCTCTTAGATAAGGCTGTTTTACTCACATTTGATGATGGATATCAATCTGTTTATGAAAATGCTTTTCCAATCATAAAAAAATACAAAATCCCTACCGTTGTAGCAGTTGTTGGCAGTTGGTTAAAGTCAAAAGAGAGAGTTGATTTTGATGGGCATATGATAGATAGAAGCAAGTTTTTAAGCAAAGAAGAGATAAAAGAGATGATTTCTAGCGGTTTGGTAGAGATTGCAAGTCATACATACGCTTTGCATAAAGGAATAGTTGGAAATCCACAAGGAAACAAGCTTCCAGCTGTAAAAGCTAGAGAGTGGCTAGAAGATAAAGAGACTTATGAAAGTGAGAGAAGTTATGAGAAACGTGTCCATGATGATTTGCTCCAAAGTGCTACATTTTTAAAAAACTATACAGAGCAAAGACCTCGTGTAATTGTCTGGCCTTATGGTTACTACAATAAAAAAGCTACTAAAATTGCCGAGAAATTAGGAATGTTTATCGGACTAACACTCGATGATGGAAGCAATACAAAAAATACGCCACTAAATGCCTTAAGACGAATATTGGTTGAGGGGAAAATGGATATTGCTGATTTGAAGTTGGCAATGGCGATAAGAGATGCAAACTTTACAGATGATGCAAGAGCTACAAAAGCTGCGCATATAGATTTGGATTATATCTATGATGAAGACCTACAACAAAGAGAAAAAAATCTCGATGCTTTATTAGACCGTATAAATAACTTGGGAGTAAACACAGTCTATCTTCAAGCTTTTGGAGACCCTGATGCTAATGGTGCGGCAGATTTTGTATATTTTGCAAATCGACATGTACCAATGCGTGCAGATTTTTTCAACAGAGTCTCTTGGCAGATAAAAACTAGAACACAGGTAAGTAGAGTTTATGCTTGGATGCCTATGATTGCGTGGCAACTTCCAGCAGAAAATCCAGCCTCAAAAGATATGGTAGTTACACTTCAAGTAGATCCAACACACTTAAATATGGGCTATCCACGACTCTCACCATTTTCTGCTAGAGCACAAAAAGTGATAAAAGAGATTTATGAGGATTTGGCAAAATCAACTTTTATAGATGGTATTTTATTTCATGATGATGTTACTCTCTCTGATTATGAGGATGATAGCAAAGCAGCAAGAGCGCAGTACAAAAAATGGGGATTATCTCAAAGTGTTAATGGGATAAGAGCAGATAAAGTGCAATTTGCAAAGTGGACTAAACTAAAAACCGAGTATTTGGATGATTTTGCAATGGAGCTTGCTCAAATATTAAGAGATGAGCAACCGGGAATAAAAACAGCACGTAATCTATATGCACAAGTAGCTCTTGATGAGAATGCAAAAGAGTGGTACGCTCAATCACTAAGTGAATCGATAAAAAAATATGACTACACAGCGATTATGGCGATGCCATATATGGAACAAGCTGAGAATCATATAGAGTTTTATAACAATATTGTAAAACATGTAAAAGAGGATGAATGTGGATTAGAGCGTACCGTTATGGAGCTTCAAAGCGTGGATTGGAGAAAAAATAGTGAGCCCATTTCATCAAAAGAGCTTAGCCAAACTATAGAGCATCTTTATAATTTAGGAGTTCATCATATTGCATATTATCCAGACAATCTCTATAAAAATGTTCCTAATGTTGATGTTATAAGAGAAGATTTTGCAAAAAAAGATTTGCGAATGTATGATTTAACACAGAGTTTTACTACACCAAACAACTAG
- the pgaC gene encoding poly-beta-1,6-N-acetyl-D-glucosamine synthase has protein sequence METFFIWWHYIWHAMLGYVFYYPLFMSTLWMIGAIFFYYKSEKRYVEQSIPELRENESWAGVSILIPCYNEGENAIETITYALDVIYPEFEVIAINDGSKDDTLDILLSLAKDNPRLKVVNLAQNQGKALALQAGSLVAKHEFLVCIDGDALIDPYCLYWMAKHFIRYPEVAAVTGNPRIRNRTSLLGKIQVGEFSSIVGMIKRAQRSFGRLFTVSGVITGFRKSAVHEVGYWSPDMLTEDIDITWKLQRNGWDVRFEPKSLVWILMPETIKGLWKQRLRWAMGGAQVMFKNFKVLFLYKQTHLWGLMIELLLSMVWAYTMVLVILVWIFGLLFPIGYLAPSESPILPDQGSVILIGACLVQFGVSKWLDGHYDEGLGKNYFWMIWYPFAFWFLNLFTAVAALPKVLFGKKGRARWVSPDRGVHQQSTKSKKG, from the coding sequence ATGGAAACATTTTTTATCTGGTGGCACTATATCTGGCATGCAATGCTTGGATATGTGTTTTACTATCCGCTTTTTATGTCAACTCTGTGGATGATAGGTGCGATATTTTTTTATTATAAGAGTGAAAAGCGATATGTAGAGCAGAGTATCCCAGAGTTGAGAGAGAATGAGAGTTGGGCAGGAGTCTCTATTTTAATTCCTTGCTATAACGAGGGAGAAAATGCTATTGAGACAATTACTTATGCTCTTGATGTAATATATCCAGAGTTTGAAGTAATAGCTATAAATGATGGAAGCAAAGATGATACTTTGGATATATTGCTCTCTTTGGCAAAAGACAATCCAAGATTAAAAGTTGTAAATCTAGCACAAAATCAAGGTAAAGCATTGGCTCTTCAAGCTGGCTCACTTGTAGCAAAACATGAGTTTTTGGTTTGTATAGATGGAGATGCACTCATTGATCCATACTGCCTTTATTGGATGGCTAAACACTTTATTCGTTATCCAGAAGTTGCAGCTGTTACAGGCAATCCAAGAATAAGGAACCGCACAAGCCTTCTTGGTAAGATACAAGTAGGAGAATTCTCCTCTATAGTAGGTATGATAAAGCGTGCACAGCGTAGTTTTGGGAGGCTATTTACAGTTTCTGGTGTAATTACTGGTTTTAGAAAATCTGCTGTTCATGAGGTTGGTTATTGGAGTCCTGATATGCTAACAGAAGATATTGATATTACATGGAAGTTGCAAAGAAATGGTTGGGATGTTCGTTTTGAGCCTAAATCTTTAGTGTGGATTTTGATGCCAGAGACGATTAAAGGGTTGTGGAAACAGCGTCTGCGATGGGCTATGGGTGGTGCACAGGTTATGTTTAAAAACTTTAAAGTTCTATTTTTGTATAAACAGACGCATCTTTGGGGGCTTATGATAGAGTTGCTTCTTAGTATGGTTTGGGCATATACAATGGTTTTAGTAATTTTAGTTTGGATTTTTGGACTGCTCTTTCCTATTGGGTATCTTGCGCCAAGCGAATCTCCAATTTTGCCAGATCAAGGGAGCGTTATCTTGATTGGTGCATGTTTGGTGCAGTTTGGAGTAAGCAAGTGGCTTGATGGACACTATGATGAAGGTCTGGGAAAAAATTATTTTTGGATGATATGGTATCCATTTGCTTTTTGGTTTTTAAATCTCTTTACGGCAGTTGCAGCCCTTCCAAAGGTTCTCTTTGGTAAAAAAGGTCGTGCTAGATGGGTTAGCCCTGATAGAGGGGTGCATCAACAATCCACAAAGAGTAAAAAGGGATAG